The nucleotide window GCTTTGCCTTCTCCAATTTTTTTGAAAGAGATCCAGGTTCCGTTGCCTGCCCGGGGGCCATCCCCCCGACATCAACCTTGACTGGGCCCCATCAGGCCCAAAGAGAATCAAGGAACCCTAAGGAGGAAGGGCGATGAATGTGTACCCCAAGGCAAAAGGGGCACCATATCAATATGGTCTTTTATCCATGTTAACCATAGACCTCTCCTGTCTATATAAAAGGAGGTCTAGGGTCCTCATTAGGGATCCAACCTAGAACTCAACTCTCGGTAGACATCTCAAACACCATTGTAATCCTCTTCATGAGGTATCCCCTCACCATGAATACCAAGacaaagcaggacatagggtattactcTTCGGaggcccgaaccttggtaaattTTCTGTGCAGACTCCGTTCCGGTACTTTTGATCTCGTCATGAACTGTACCGAGGGATATGACGGGAATTATATCCATCAGTTGACGCGCCAGGCACATGCGACGTTGACCGAGAACGAACCCAGCTCGGAGAACCATTAGAGGTCGGCGATCTCTCGCTAAGCCACAGCCTCATGTTCGACACTTTCAAGATGATCGTTGACGGATCGAGGCAACTCCTTGACACCTCGCCTTCACGCTACATCAACACGTGTACAATAGGTAAGGAAATGCCCAAGAGGTCTATGATCGGCCTGGTCACTCTTCATGGTGTCGGATACAGGGCTCCCCGGACCCAAGAAGGTTTGAACTCAGGGGCGTGTATGAAGGTTTCAACCTCTCAAGTCTAGAGCTCGTCGCCCCGTAGGCTAGCCTAGCCGGATTCGTGGAGGTGAGGAAGAAGATGAACACGGCAGTTTAcacaggttcgggccaccttgcggtgtaaaaccctactcctgtttggtggtggattggcctcatgaggggctgaggatgaactagtacaatgggtgaacagcctcgcgagagctGTGGTGGTGAGGTTGGAAAGGATTCGATCCCCTCCatggtggtggctaacctatatttatagtggccttggtcctctccccaaagCTTAGGCGCGAAGGGATTCCACACCGGCCAGTTTGAAAGAGGACAAGTAGTACATCTAATCCTGACGAAAGGTGGTGttcgcctgcaaagcttctggACATGACGCAGtggtgggctcggtgatgacctccgtcctgccgagcccgcggtcttggtcttgtagcaCCGGAATGGAAAGCTTTGGAGATTCCTAGGGAACCCACGCCTGTCCTtgcctccttggcaccaaagaggacaCTGTCTCCTctacgcccgctggcgcccgcctggccttggtcgtcatggctcaagTCATCGCAACCTCGTGTAGATCTgatactgctgcatagcctgcttttgttaCTACTGTTGATACCCTACCTGTTATCCTATATGTTTAGTATAGGTATGTTAGAGTCCCATCAGTTGGCCCTACACCCTTGTTTGTTTGACATGCTATATTATCGGGCTGTGATCCCctctaggcaatgatcatgaatatactTACACTATCACTGCTggaaatatgcctagaggcattaataaagatattattatcatatttcccattcatgataaatgtttactattcatgctagaattgtattgacagGAAATTtcaatacatgtgtggatacataaacaacattgtgtccctagtgagcctctactagactagctcgttgatcaaacatggttaaggcttcctaaccatagacatgagttgtcatttgataacgggatcacatcattaggagaatgatgtgatggacagacCCAACCGTAAGCTTAGCATCATATCGTATCACTTAGTTTATTTGCTACAACTTTCTTCGTGTCAAGTATCTGTTctttagaccatgagatcatgccaCTCCCAAATCCTAGAAGAATGCTTAGTGGGTTATCAAACATCACTTCGTaattgggtgatcataaaggtgctctacaggtgtcggtgtcaaaaccggcggatcttggttagggggtcccgagctgtggtTCTTGGATCAATGGGGAACAAGGGACAaaggacacgatgtttacccaggtttaggCTCTCTcaaagaggtaaaaccctacgtcatgcttgattataTTGAAGTGTATATGATGATTACAGAGTCGATCTACCATGAGCTCAGATGAACTAAACCCTAGATGGGTAGGATGATGGTTGTTCTTCTagccctacggactaaaccctctggtttatataggcaccaggggtactagggttacacatggtcggttacaaagaagggatAAACATGTCGATTCTCTAATCTTTGACTTGGAGGACACACCAAGGCTCTGAAGGTTGCTTGTCCGGACATGGAGTCGCCTTATAGCTTGGCCTTATAGTAGTCGTACAATGGCCCACCTATCCGACCCATAATAGATAGGCCAGCAACCCGAGGACCCCTAGTCCCGGACTCCCTCAACAGGTATTTTgaaaagtgtttgttgggttgcatggatcgagactgagatttgtcgctccgtgtgacggagagatatctctggggcCTCTTGGTAATACGACATcgcaagaagcttgcaagcatgtgactaatgagtttagTGACGGGGATcttgtattatggaatgagtaaagagacttgccggtaacaagattgaactaggtatggagataccgacgatcgaatctcgggcaagtaacatattgccggacaaagggaattgtatatgggattaactgaatcctcgacatcatggttcaaccgatcaagatcttcattgaATATGTGGGaatcaatatgggcatccaggtccagCTATTGATTATTGATCTATGAGGAGTCGGGATCATGTCTGCAtgttcctgaacccgtagggttgCACACTTAACGTTTGGTAGCGCTAGGGCAGTATTGAGATATTAATATGGTGAActccgaaggttgtttggagtcccggatgggatccAGTACATCACGAGGAGCTTTgaaatggtctggaggtaaagagaAAGTTGTTGTCTGGGTTTCAAAAAAGGTTCGattttttcggtattgtaccaagaagcttccggaaggttccaATGGGTTCTGGAAGTCCACCACTGGGTTCCACCAGCCCCCATAGACTAGCGTGGATGTAGCCTATTGGGAGGCTCCTTGGCCTTATTGGTCCAAGCACACCAGCCCCTACCTGGCCCATGCGGATAGgggtggggaaaccctaagggTGCGAGGCGCCACCCTTCCTTGGAGGGCAAGGCAccccctaggccgccgcccctcccTTGGAGGAGGGGCTAGGGCTGGTCGCCCCCTCCctcacccctatatatagtggggaggcgCAGGGGGCTGCACCCTTCGACCCTTGCTCGTCTCCCTCCAGTTACACCTCCTCCACCTCGCGTAgatgcttggcgaagccctgctgcagttccgttgctgccaccaccaccatgccatcGTGTTAGTTCAGATCTCATCTACCTCCTCTCCCTTTCTTGCTAGATCACGAAGGACACGACGCCACCAAGCCGAatgtgtgctaaactcggaggtgccgcaCGTGCGGTACTTGGATCGGATTGGATCCTAACGCGAGTACGACTACGCCAACCATGATCTTTGGATCGTTAActctttcggtctacaagggtacatagacacactcctctctctctctctctcgttgctagcatctccatagatagatctttaGGTGTTTCGTAGGAactttttttgttttccatgtaACGTTCCCCATCAATTACACTACACATGATACATGATACAGTAAAGTCGGGTCATCTCGGACAACACCTGTGAGTGATTCTTTGTGGCAGAACGACAGGGCAAGtggagaccacctaggagagaggtgggcctgatCCCTGGTCGGTGCCCACCCGTGATGTATAtggcgtgttgacctctctggAGAGCCTAGGTAGGACTAAGGCGTGTCGATTATCCGAGGTCGGGCATTACCCAAAAAAGTGTGTCCGGCAAGAGGCAATCGAGTGTAtcgggaaatgtggtgcacccctacacgGAAGTTAAACTATTTGAATAGTCGTGTCCGTGGTAACATGAcaacttggagttgtatcccgaccTCTTACAACTAAAACCGAATACTTGTTAAAACACACCCAGATAACAAACAGATACACCCGATGATCACTTTCTTTCAGGGAGACGAGGAGAGGATCTCCGGGTAGGTTACTGTTATATGTATGTACAAGTTGATACCAGATACGCCCCTCTCTTCTACTGCTGAAAGATGTAGTCTTCGATAGGATGAGCTTCCCCCCTTATTTTGCATTTGTGCAGTATAGTCCACAGAATATTACCCCATTCCTTTGGTACCGATGCATGTCTAGtatagatctgatgtaagtcttgcgagtactttggatgagtaatCACCGTTGCCTTGCTACTCTTTTCATTCAACCCGATTGCTGCAACAGTTGGTAGCACCGCGGATGCAGGTTACCACGACGGTGCTTACAACGTGGAgaccgacgaccaggagtagtccAGAGGTACCAGGCAAGAGGCCTTGCCTTTCGATCTAGTGCCGTTGTTTTGCTCAGCCTTCTTAAAGGAAAACTTGTCTAACTAtatttgtactcagatattatttgCTTTTGTGACTGATGTAATATGGGTCGTCGTGGCCCTTGTTTGTAATATAAAGATTTATGTTTAATTTGCGtcgtagagttgtgttgtgatattgACGTGAGTCACCGTTCATGATCATGCATGATGCATGTATGGTTAGTGCATGATTATAAACGGGGGCGTCACAATACTTCTGCCCCTCTGCGCTCCCCTCCCGGGGCACCTTGGCGGCGCCCCGGGAAGAAAGGCGGCGGGGCATATAGGATGCCCAACGACGGGATCCACGGCATGGACAAACGTCGCCGGGAATGGACGTGCTCGAGCCGCCGATGTGCCCATGTTTCTCCCAGCGCTCGAGGCCGCCGAAGGTCATTAGACGGATGCCCCCGCTTGGTGGCGTGAGCCGGCGTTGACTAGCCGTCAATTTGGATGCCGATGGAGAAGAGACCGTCGGGTCTCCCACCTCCACGCCCGAGCTCATGCGGGAGAGGAGCTCCTGAGCGGTGCCAGCATCCTCAAGCCTCCACCGCTTTTCGCTCCCCCCCCCCCTGCACGTCGCCATCCCAGCCACCGTCGGCGAGCTGGCGCGCTATCGCACCTCTGTTTTCTCTCCCTCCTTCCTATGTGGTGAGAGTGAGTGAATGAATAaggtggtgggtgggtgggggTGGAGGGGGGGGATGGGACTGGGAGGAAAAACGTTCGCGACGATATGATGGTGTTCCGAACAAAAAGAAACCGCTGACCTGGCTAATCTCCTAGCTTTAAGATCCATGTTTTGAATCAAAGGTCCATAAGACGTTCGCCCCTAAATCTTTAAAATCCGACGTTAGATTTTTATCAGTTCCTAATATTTATACATGTTGCAACCCATAGTATAGATAGAAAACTAACTGTGGATTAGTTTGGCAAGCCATTATCCAAGCATCAACTTGTTATTCCGGAAGAGAGCAAGAACTTATTTTCAGGGAGGCCTGCTGAAGATGTTAGGTATTGCTAACACGCATGGACTGGGTTAGAAAATATGCGTGTAACCAGCGCCCAGATGATAGCAACATTTTATCTTCCGACGACGTACAAGCGACGGTACCAGTAATTTTTACTAAGTACTGTACTTGTAAATTCTGATATTCTTTCGGAGGGGGTGCAGCTGTTCGAATGCCAATTCTGTTTCCTTTCAGTCCCTCTCAGGTTCTTGTTAGAAATCCTGTTGCCGTCCTGCTGCGCCATCGTGCTTATTCCAAGACGCGTTCAGGAGATATATATGACAAGTATGTAACTTACAGGTCGCTAGCATGTCATCCAAACTGTTACAGTAACAGTATGATACTAGAATAATGCAGAGAGAAATACAGAGCATTGACCATGTGCTCTGTGATTCGCCGAGGGACTTTTGGGTAGCTTGGACTCCGGAGGGTTCCTTGCATCGGCCTACTACTAACCGAATCGGACCATTGGACGACTTGACTGCCTGCGCTTGCCGGCCGAAATGGACGGAGCTCCTTATTTTACATGGAGGCCGGCTGATTCCTGCACTCCTGTTCCATTTTCTGTACAATGCATGTTTAGCCTGGCCAAAAAATATCTGCAACCGGTGACAGGGCGTACTTGACCAAACAAACATCCCTCCTGCTTTATTATACAGAAAATGAGTATGATTCCCTGAAATGATGGGAGGTACCTGTACGAAGAACAAGCCAACAACAACTAGGAGCAACCTATGTCTTATCGACGTGAATAAATTACACGTTATCTCCAAATTTCAGAGGAAACTTCGCACAAGTATTTTAATCCGCGCGTGCTGTCAGCCTGTGCTATGACATCACACGGAAAATTGGCGTAAGACTAAAGAAAGGGGATTAATGTGAAGGGATTATTTCAATGGTCAAGACTTGGCAATCTTGGATAAACTCAAAGCCAGAGAAAGTCCCATGCATTTTTCTTAGAAGGGGAAGTCCCATGCAGGTTCGATAGGACTTGAGTGTTCAGCAAGGATAATCTTGTATTTAAATTCTGTATACGCAACCTCCATGAAATAACGTTGTCAAGTTCTGCACGGGTTAGActctttttttgttgttgttgttgttgagaAAGCAAGGGTTAGACAAAATTTAGACTGGAGCATAGAAGGCACTTGTCTAATAATAACAATGCAAGTTGTGCAACTGAACACTTCGACATAGCGCCCCTAAAGATTGGTATATATGGTGGATACCGGTGGCAATAAAGTTTAACCACAAGAACAGGCGCTCATCACCGGCGTAATTCCTATCACCTAAACCCAGATGGTCAATGCAACATCTTATGCAGGACAGCACTGAAGCCGCAGAGCAATAGTCAAAAGGGAATATGTAGGATCGGGTTAAATGGCAAACGCTGACCACATATTGGAAGAAGACGGACACTGTTCGACGGCATCCCACGCAACGCGAGTCAAACTTGCGTGCAGAGTGGCCTTGATTCATCAAATCTAATTTCTTGGAAGGCCAAGAAATTTCCGAATGCACCAAGTTCATCCTATATATATAAAAGTTGAATGAGTTCGTTCCAGGGATAGTAGATGTTTGAAAGATAGCAATGTAGCACCGGTTCCATGCTAGCAAAGCAAAATAGACACTATTCAAATTCAAGCCTCGGCGGCACTATCCCATTTCAGCGCGGGTTCACACGCACCCGAGCTAGCCGTGGCTAAACAAAAAGACGGCGACGACCGGCTGGGCGTGTATGTTCAGGTCACGGACAAAGTTCCAAAACAGATCGAGGCAGGGTGTGCCTGGATCAGCTCAGCGGGACCTCACCTGCCCACGTCGTCGTAACATGCTCCGGATCCCACGCACCAGCGACGGCGACCGGGATGTCTGTTCGCGAATATGACTAAAACCATGAGGCGTTCTTACAACTTTCTCTCATTTCTCTCTCCTAACCCTAGACGGCTAGGGTGATCCTTGTTATCAGACTTTATCGGCGAGTCCATGAATTCACCTCTCCTTTGCACGCCACTCCGGCGACCGGTGGCAAGAAGGAAAATCTCGATGTCTCCACTTTGATTAGTAGTTTAGATTATGGTTTTTGTCCTCGTAGATGCGGCGTTTGGGTGAATGACAGCTTCTTCTTCGATTTTGCCTTTCGGACTTCGATCCCCCTCCAGTTCGTCGGTTCGGATGTAGTCGATGGGGCTCTGGCGTACGGTCCTCCCGTCTCCTTGGTGGAGTGATGTTAGGGTTTCTCGACATGTAGCGCGATCTGATGTCAGCTGCTTCATATATCTATACAAAAGTTTAATCTAGGGCGCTGGTCTTTGAAAGTGCCGCCATTAATAAAGGTCAAGCTGGCTCTGATAGGGAAGCGGCGACAATGGGTCGTTCTGACCGTATTGGTGGTTGTTTGATGGTCTCTGAATCTCGACGTAATTTTATTATATTTGAGATACTTTGTACTTCCTGTAAATTTTTATAATAGACAATTCTTTTCAGAAAAATGACTGAAACCATCCATACCGTGAGATACAATTCTAGTATGTTTTTTTGGACGCGCAGAAAAAGCTGGGAAACTCTATAGTTAGACCTGGGCACCTGGCACCCCGCCATTTCCCACACATGCATTTAAATATGTCAACTGACCGTACGCCGTCGCTGTACTCCACGTTTCCCCTACGATGCCATGAGCTCCGCCTTCCCGGTCAGGCCGTGATCGGCAGGGACGGAGGAATTTCCCGTGCGCCTTCCCTTTCCCCCGGCCCGCACCACCAACTCTCACCTCGCCGCAACATATATAGAGCCTGCAGGGGCGACACCGTGgatcctccctccctccctcacccGCTCCACACAACCACAGTCGCTCTGTCCACCATGGCGCGGCACGACTCTCTCCGGCGCTTCGGCGCCAGCTGCCTCGTCGCCGTGCTGTTTCTCTGGCTCTGCGCCGCCTTCGTCTGCAGCGCGAGGGAGCAGCGGCCGCTGCGGGAGCTGGAGGAGCGGGTGGTGGTGAGGAGCTACGGCCCGTACGCTTCCTTCGACCGGAGCGACTCGGCCACCCTGCAGGTGCTCAAGGACGCCATCATCAACGGCGGCGCGCTCCAGCTCACGCCCGACACCCGCAACAACGACGCCTACCTCGTCAACAAGTCCGGCTCCGTCCTCCTCAAGCAGCCCTTCACGATCTGGCACACTCTCCCCGACGACGAGACCGAGGTCCCcggtggcggcaacggcggcacCGGCACCGGCCGTGCGccgcggccgcagcctccgcgtGTCCGTGTCGTGTCGTTCAACAGCACCTTCTCCATGAACGTGTTCTACGACAAGGCGGTCCCCGGCGAGGGCCTGGCGTTCGTCATCGCGCCCTCGCTCGACAAGCCGCCTCCCGGCAGCCACGGCGGGTTCCTCGGCCTCACCAACGCGACGCTGCAGGCCGCCGGCCCATCCAAGAACCGCTTCGTGGCGATCGAGTTCGACACCTTCAACCAGAGCCACGACCCGAGCGCTAACCACGTCGGCCTCGACATCGGCAGCGTCGTGTCCAACGCCACGGCCAACCTCGCCGACTTCAACATCACCATCGCCACCAACGCCCAGACGTCCGCCAACTACACCGTCTGGATCGAGTACGACGGCGTGGGCCGGCGTGTCACGGTGTACATGGGCGGCAAGGGGAAACCGAAGCCGGCGACCCCGGTCCTGGCCAGCCCGCTGGACCTCAGCGAGCACGTCCCCGAGCAGGCATACATCGGCTTCACGGCTTCCACGGGCACCACCTTCGAGCTCAACTGCATCCTGGAATGGAGCATGTCAATCGAGACCTTCCccaagaaggagaagaaggagtgGATAATCCTCGTCGCCGTCTTCGCGTCCGTCGCCGTGATCGCCACCGCCATTGCCGCCTTCTTCCTGGCCAGAATGTCGCGGGCGAGGCGCAAGATACAGAGGAGCCAGACGCGGCTGGGGCACACGCTGAGCCACCTCCCGGGGATGCCGAGGGAGTTCTCGTACGAGATGCTGAGGAAGGCGACCAAGAACTTCGACGAGCGGCTGCGGCTGGGGAAAGGAGGGTACGGCGTCGTGTACAAGGGGACGCTCCCTGCCGAGCACGGCCAGACGGAGCCGTCGGAGGTCGCCGTGAAGAAGTTCATCCGGGATGATGCCAGGTGCGTCGAGGACTTCGTCAAGGAGGTGGACATCATCAACCGCCTTCGCCACAAGAACATCGTGCCCCTCATTGGTATGTGCATGAATCCCTCACTTAATCACATGATCATTGTTTATCAGCCGAGACTTGACTAGGAAAATGATGGTTTAGTCCTAATCAACCGTTCTCTAGTTAGTTTTGCTGCTTCCGTTTGTATTTTAAGGCATTGACAAGTCCAAGTGATGGAGTAGATGCCAGTACTCTATTCAGATCACAACGCGTTTATGCAATCGTTAACGGGCTACCAAACGTAGCATTGTCACTTGCTACACGAAACGTGAATGATCAAATGTAGTTATATCTATAGTCTCTTTGAATTTTCTAGTATCTGAGGACCAAGGTGCAACAAAAATAGATTATTGGTTAGGTGATGGTTCTGAACGTCTAGTTGCGTTTTTGGTGCAGGTTGGTGTTACAAGAAAGGGCAGCTGCTGCTGGTGTACGAGTACATGCCCAACGGCAGCCTCGACCAGCACCTCTTCCGGCGCGGCGGCGCCCAGGAGCAGCGGGCGGTGCCGCTCAGCTGGGCGAGCCGCTACGGCATCGTCGCCGACGTTGCCTCTGGCCTGCACTACGTGCACCACGAGTATGGCCGCACGGTGCTCCACCGCGACATCAAGGCCAGCAACGTCATGCTGGACGCGTCCTTCTCGGCGCGCCTCGGGGACTTCGGCCTCGCCCGCGTCATCGACTTCGACCGGAGCTCCTTCACCGACATCGGCGTCGCCGGCACGCGCGGTTACATCGCGCCGGAGTACTCCGTGGGGCACAAGGCCACGAGCCAGACGGACGTGTTCGCCTTCGGCGCGCTCGTGCTGGAGGTCGTCACGGGCCGCACCGCGCTGCGCGACGATGCGACCTGCCCGCTGCTGGTTGACTTCGTGTGGCGGATGCACGGCCGCGGCGCGCTGGTCGGGGCCGTGGACCAGGATCTCGGCACGGCAGGGTACGACTCCGACGAGGCCAACAGGCTGCTGCTCCTCGGACTCGCGTGCAGCAGCCCCAACCCCGGGGACAGGCCCACCATGCCGGAGGTGCTGCAGATCGTGTCCAAGAaggcgccgccgccggaggtgCCGCTGTTCAAGCCGACCTTCGTGTGGCCGCCGGAAGGGGGAGCGGCGCACTTCAGCCTGAGCGACATCGAGATGACGACGAGCAGCGGGGGCAGCTACGTCGGCACAGGCACTGGTTCGTCGACGCGCGCGACGCAGGAGACATCCTACGACAGCTTCCGGCAGCCGCCCTCGGCACCAAACAACAGCCAGGAGTACTTCCCCGCTCTGTCCTCCGGCCGGTGACGAAGTTAACATATGTAAACTGTAAAACTGGCCATGAGCGAAAGGTAATCATAGTAAATGTAAATACATGTAGATATTACGTGCTTAGTAGTACGGTGTTCTTCATTAGTTTGTTCAAGCTAGGGAATGAGAGGTACgtgttgctctggcaaggaggagATCTTACCTTGCAAAGCCATATGGCAAGGTTCACTGCAGATCGACGAGTCCAAGTGAAGCCCAAGTGTCTACTCTAATGTGTATCAGCTAGCTAGTCCTATGATTTTCAGAAGTGAGGCTAGTGTTGTTAATATGCTTTGGTTATTTGTTTTGGTTTCTTGAGTAACAAAGATccaaaaaaatgtttgtgataATGCGAAGAGGAGAAGTGGAAAATCGTGTTAATCCAGCATGTTTTACTTTCTGTATGCGACATCTATCATTTCTTTTCGAAGAGAACGTGatccctttcttagcttgatttTTAAATGAGCATCCTTTTTATTAGTTTTGTCGAGGAATAAACATAGGATTGGATCGTTCAATGACAAACCAACAATAGCATTAACGATGCAACACCATCATTTGGAAGATGGCCGCTACCCGCTTGACTCGGCGACCTCGGCATACAAACGGGCCTGCTAagtctcagtcgagtgagacttAAGTTCGAGTCGATGCTATATTCACAGAATCTTATGTTGAGATCCGAGCAAATTTTTTTTTATAGTTTTTATTATTTCTTTCTTACATGTTATGTCACTTGACTTAGACTTGATTAAGTCTTAGTCGACTGAGACCTAGCAACACCCGCATACAAAATACCAGTTCTTGGGTTGGTCTCGACCAACATGAACAAAAATAATCTTTTATATTTCAATAGCTAACCCTCACTAACTATTTGAGAGCACATGCAGCTGTGCCACCTCATCACCCACAATAAGAAATTAATTGCATGCTTGCAAATGTCCTTCATATCCATTTTTTCttgagagaattccttatttaacactgTGTCTAAATTTTATGCCCTATTTGACATCGACAAATAGTTTCTTCCCTATATAGCAACGAGTCTAAATTTTATGCCTTTTATAACACTTATGTCCATTTTTAGCCTAAATGATACTTGAAAAGATCCTTTTGCCCCTCAAGTGATATGTTTGGGTGCACGTgcttttcaataatttctttatCATTTTTATTAATAATTATTATACTATTAATTGTTGGATTTTCTTATGGAGCTCACATAATCTATTTTAAATATCTGAGTTTTCTTTTAGTGCAGGATCTCCAAGGAAGAATATATGTATGTCTAGATACATTATATAGTGGATGCATACATTAGATGGTCTATCATTGCCTTCGTACGTAGTGCATGGCAAAATTGCCCACGCGTAcaattgcatgcatgcatcgaaGGCCATACACGGCAGTAGCATGTACTCCGTACGTGGCTTATGGCTCTAGCAGATGTATGCTGTATGCATACAATTCTGAATACCCACACGTCTATGCTGCACGTACAGAATACACATAGCCATGTATGTGTGTGCGTGTGTACGTGCGTGTTTGTGCTGCTGCGTGCGTGTGCGCTGTTGTGTGCGCGCGTGCGTATGTGCAGTGTGCTGCTGTGTGCGTGCTCCTGCCGATGGGTGCGTGTGCGCTACTGCCTCATTGATGTTATGTGTATACTACTGCACCTCACACACACATATATCACATGAGGAGCAAATGGGTCTTTTTAGGTGTCATTTAGAGTCAAAATGGATGAAAGTGTCATAAAGGGCATAAAATTTTAATTCGTTGTTAGATAAGGAAGAAAAAGTTTTTGAGTGTTAAATAAGGAAA belongs to Triticum urartu cultivar G1812 chromosome 7, Tu2.1, whole genome shotgun sequence and includes:
- the LOC125525396 gene encoding probable L-type lectin-domain containing receptor kinase S.5 codes for the protein MARHDSLRRFGASCLVAVLFLWLCAAFVCSAREQRPLRELEERVVVRSYGPYASFDRSDSATLQVLKDAIINGGALQLTPDTRNNDAYLVNKSGSVLLKQPFTIWHTLPDDETEVPGGGNGGTGTGRAPRPQPPRVRVVSFNSTFSMNVFYDKAVPGEGLAFVIAPSLDKPPPGSHGGFLGLTNATLQAAGPSKNRFVAIEFDTFNQSHDPSANHVGLDIGSVVSNATANLADFNITIATNAQTSANYTVWIEYDGVGRRVTVYMGGKGKPKPATPVLASPLDLSEHVPEQAYIGFTASTGTTFELNCILEWSMSIETFPKKEKKEWIILVAVFASVAVIATAIAAFFLARMSRARRKIQRSQTRLGHTLSHLPGMPREFSYEMLRKATKNFDERLRLGKGGYGVVYKGTLPAEHGQTEPSEVAVKKFIRDDARCVEDFVKEVDIINRLRHKNIVPLIGWCYKKGQLLLVYEYMPNGSLDQHLFRRGGAQEQRAVPLSWASRYGIVADVASGLHYVHHEYGRTVLHRDIKASNVMLDASFSARLGDFGLARVIDFDRSSFTDIGVAGTRGYIAPEYSVGHKATSQTDVFAFGALVLEVVTGRTALRDDATCPLLVDFVWRMHGRGALVGAVDQDLGTAGYDSDEANRLLLLGLACSSPNPGDRPTMPEVLQIVSKKAPPPEVPLFKPTFVWPPEGGAAHFSLSDIEMTTSSGGSYVGTGTGSSTRATQETSYDSFRQPPSAPNNSQEYFPALSSGR